The Engystomops pustulosus chromosome 4, aEngPut4.maternal, whole genome shotgun sequence genome contains a region encoding:
- the NR2E3 gene encoding photoreceptor-specific nuclear receptor yields MSSPAGSVLSTSAEDSQSVPSPAPGPAPSPALLCRVCGDSSSGKHYGIFACNGCSGFFKRSVRRKLIYRCQAGTGMCPVDKAHRNQCQACRLKKCLQTGMNKDAVQNERQPRSTAQIRLDSIDLDTESRSEHLATTREPPPPCPQGTNIRTPVSNSVSGNLSPPHNHRFMASLMTAETCAKLEPEEADENIDVTSNEPERTPSDFQMSAFITSSPEGVYETSARLLFMAVKWAKNLPVFSNLPFRDQVILLEEAWSELFLLCAIQWSMPLENCPLLSVPELSSNVHGKSFSASVDIRILQETISRFKSLNVDPTEFACMKAVLLFKPETRGLKDPEQVENLQDQSQMMLAQHTRSHYPTQPVRFGKLLLLSPSLRFISSERIELLFFHRTIGNTPMEKLLCDMFKN; encoded by the exons ATGAGTTCACCTGCAGGCTCTGTGCTTAGTACAAGTGCAGAAGACAGCCAGTCAG TTCCTAGTCCTGCACCCGGACCTGCACCCAGCCCGGCCCTGCTGTGCAGAGTATGTGGAGACAGCAGCAGTGGAAAACACTATGGCATCTTTGCTTGCAATGGCTGCAGTGGATTCTTCAAGAGAAGTGTTCGTCGAAAACTTATCTACCG ATGCCAGGCAGGAACAGGAATGTGCCCAGTAGATAAAGCACACAGAAATCAGTGCCAAGCTTGCAGGCTAAAGAAATGTCTTCAAACTGGCATGAATAAAGATG CAGTTCAGAATGAGCGACAGCCTCGCAGCACAGCTCAGATTCGCCTAGACAGTATTGACCTAGACACAGAGAGCCGCTCTGAGCACTTAGCTACAACCCGAGAGCCTCCCCCACCATGTCCACAAGGAACCAACATACGGACCCCAGTATCAAATTCAGTATCAGGAAATCTGAGTCCACCCCACAATCACAGGTTTATGGCCAGCCTGATGACAGCAGAAACATGTGCAAAACTTGAACCCGAAGAAG CCGATGAGAATATTGATGTGACAAGCAATGAGCCAGAGCGTACACCTAGTGATTTTCAGATGTCCGCATTCATCACATCCAGTCCAGAGGGAGTATATGAAACTTCTGCAAGGCTTCTCTTCATGGCAGTGAAATGGGCCAAGAACCTCCCTGTCTTCTCTAACCTTCCATTCAGGGATCAG GTAATTCTGCTGGAGGAGGCTTGGAGTGAGCTGTTCTTGCTGTGTGCTATCCAATGGTCAATGCCCCTTGAGAACTGCCCCTTGTTGTCAGTGCCTGAGCTTTCTTCCAATGTCCATGGGAAATCTTTCTCCGCCAGTGTGGACATTCGAATCCTTCAAGAAACTATTAGTCGATTTAAGTCCCTAAACGTTGACCCAACAGAATTTGCTTGCATGAAGGCAGTTCTCCTGTTTAAGCCAG AGACAAGAGGCTTAAAAGACCCTGAACAAGTAGAAAATTTGCAAGATCAATCACAGATGATGTTGGCTCAACATACAAGAAGTCATTATCCCACCCAGCCTGTGAG GTTTGGAAAACTATTGCTTCTTTCTCCATCTCTCCGATTTATCTCCTCTGAACGTATTGAACTTCTGTTTTTCCATCGTACTATTGGGAACACTCCTATGGAAAAACTCCTCTGTGACATGTTTAAGAACTGA